The Prosthecobacter vanneervenii genome has a segment encoding these proteins:
- the glsA gene encoding glutaminase A produces MLSPIQEYIELLHSRYASSMEGQVADYIPELSKADPRWFGICIATRDGHVYEVGDTRQSFTIQSISKALVYGLALEDRGEEHVLSRVGVEPSGEAFNAISLKEGSGAPFNPMINAGAIATAGQVLKKDGKSRIDRVVEYLSGFAGRDLEINQSVYQSESETGHRNRAIGWLLRNFGILDEDPNETLETYFQQCSVEVTCRDLALMGATIANQGIQPVTRKRAIASEYVDNVLGVMATCGMYDWSGEWIYRVGLPAKSGVGGGILAVLPGQLGIGIFSPPLDKQGNSDRGIKVCMDLSRELALHMMNPAATPRTAVRLEYHGGEVVSRRRLPPQAREVLRANGTLIKIMELQGGLTFTTIEPVVRNACDHAHECKHVIFDLRAVVYANSVSLILLANLGTRLASQGVRVIFCQPGRLLAALRTVGISDKDVFTTMDAALEECEDQLLLEVTGVSWRPHAPLKLKSCTLFRHCSEEELAFLEQELPRRQYGKDQVMISTGEIATEMFVMVGGTVEVQLRTSEDMRKRIDVLTAGMTVGEMAFLDGSARSADVVVMEPVECVVLSKEWFDGLNERNPALKIKLLQEMTHEIASRLRQANMAISAFHRS; encoded by the coding sequence ATGCTCTCTCCCATCCAAGAGTACATCGAACTGCTGCATTCTCGTTACGCCTCCAGCATGGAGGGCCAGGTTGCCGACTATATCCCTGAACTCTCCAAGGCCGACCCTCGATGGTTTGGCATCTGCATCGCCACTCGGGACGGCCATGTGTATGAAGTGGGAGACACCCGGCAGAGCTTCACCATCCAGTCCATCTCCAAGGCGCTGGTATACGGCCTGGCGCTGGAGGATCGGGGGGAGGAGCACGTGCTCTCCCGCGTGGGCGTGGAGCCCTCGGGCGAAGCTTTCAACGCCATCAGCCTCAAGGAAGGCAGCGGTGCGCCCTTCAATCCGATGATCAATGCGGGTGCGATCGCCACGGCGGGGCAGGTTTTGAAAAAGGACGGCAAGAGCCGGATCGACCGCGTGGTGGAGTATCTCAGCGGCTTTGCGGGGCGGGATCTGGAGATCAACCAGTCAGTGTATCAAAGCGAAAGCGAAACCGGCCACCGCAACCGCGCCATCGGCTGGCTGCTGCGGAATTTCGGCATCCTGGACGAGGACCCGAATGAAACGCTGGAGACTTACTTTCAGCAGTGTTCCGTGGAAGTGACCTGCCGTGACCTGGCGCTGATGGGCGCGACGATTGCCAACCAAGGAATCCAGCCCGTGACGCGCAAGCGCGCCATCGCCTCTGAGTATGTGGACAATGTGCTGGGCGTGATGGCCACCTGCGGCATGTATGACTGGTCTGGCGAGTGGATCTACCGCGTGGGCCTGCCAGCCAAGAGCGGCGTGGGAGGAGGCATCCTGGCCGTACTGCCCGGGCAGCTGGGCATCGGCATTTTCTCTCCTCCTCTGGACAAACAGGGCAACAGCGACCGCGGCATCAAAGTATGCATGGATCTCTCCCGCGAGCTGGCGCTGCACATGATGAATCCGGCCGCCACACCGCGCACGGCGGTGCGTCTGGAGTACCACGGCGGCGAGGTGGTTTCCCGCCGCCGCCTGCCCCCGCAGGCGCGTGAGGTGCTGCGCGCCAATGGCACGCTGATCAAGATCATGGAGCTGCAGGGCGGGCTGACCTTCACCACCATCGAGCCTGTCGTGAGAAATGCCTGCGATCACGCGCATGAGTGCAAGCACGTCATCTTTGATCTGCGCGCGGTGGTCTATGCCAATTCCGTGAGCCTGATTCTGCTGGCGAATCTGGGCACGAGGCTGGCCTCGCAGGGGGTGCGGGTGATCTTCTGCCAGCCGGGCAGGCTGCTGGCAGCCCTGCGTACGGTAGGCATTTCGGACAAGGACGTCTTTACCACGATGGATGCGGCTCTGGAGGAATGTGAAGACCAGTTGCTGCTGGAGGTGACGGGTGTTTCGTGGCGTCCGCATGCCCCCTTAAAGCTGAAATCTTGCACTCTGTTCCGCCATTGCTCGGAAGAGGAGCTCGCCTTCTTGGAGCAGGAGCTGCCCCGCCGGCAGTACGGCAAGGACCAGGTGATGATCAGCACAGGGGAGATAGCGACCGAGATGTTTGTCATGGTGGGGGGCACGGTGGAGGTGCAGCTGCGCACCTCGGAAGATATGCGGAAGAGGATTGACGTGCTGACCGCCGGGATGACGGTGGGGGAAATGGCTTTCCTGGATGGCTCGGCACGCTCGGCGGACGTGGTGGTGATGGAGCCGGTGGAGTGCGTGGTTCTTTCCAAAGAGTGGTTTGACGGGCTAAACGAGCGCAATCCTGCGCTGAAGATCAAGCTGCTGCAGGAAATGACCCACGAGATCGCCTCACGCCTGAGACAGGCCAATATGGCCATCTCGGCTTTCCATCGGTCGTAA
- a CDS encoding Dabb family protein: protein MIHNVYFWLKPDLSAEQRATFEAELQQLIKIDYLALAFAGKPADTEKRPVTDHSFSYSIVLKFKNMADHEFYQKDCPQHKRFVDTCKTFWERVVVYDTAALA from the coding sequence ATGATTCACAACGTCTATTTCTGGCTCAAGCCTGACCTCTCTGCTGAACAGCGCGCCACCTTTGAAGCCGAGCTGCAGCAGCTCATCAAGATCGATTACCTGGCGCTGGCCTTTGCCGGCAAGCCTGCTGACACCGAGAAGCGTCCTGTGACTGACCACTCCTTCAGCTACTCCATCGTGCTGAAGTTCAAGAACATGGCCGACCACGAGTTCTACCAAAAGGACTGCCCGCAGCACAAACGCTTTGTGGACACCTGCAAGACCTTCTGGGAGCGCGTGGTGGTGTATGACACCGCCGCTCTGGCCTGA
- a CDS encoding 7-carboxy-7-deazaguanine synthase QueE, whose translation MLISETFYSVQGEGSLVGVPSVFVRTSGCNLRCTWCDTPYASWKPEGTEMSMQEIMAIVQREPTRFVVVTGGEPMVAKGMPELLARLRAAGKHITIETAGTIAPEGVACDLASISPKLAHSTPSEEKAGKAWAEKHERTRLQPEVLRAWCTAYDYQLKFVVATEADVAEVRAVVDSIGVPVPPEKVLLMPEGITQEALRARQTWLVDVCKRTGWRYSPRLHIDLFGNKRGT comes from the coding sequence ATGCTGATCTCAGAGACCTTTTATTCCGTGCAGGGCGAGGGCTCGCTCGTGGGCGTGCCCTCTGTCTTTGTGCGGACCTCCGGCTGCAACCTGCGCTGCACCTGGTGCGACACCCCCTACGCCTCCTGGAAGCCCGAGGGCACCGAGATGAGCATGCAGGAGATCATGGCCATCGTGCAGCGCGAGCCCACGCGCTTCGTCGTCGTGACGGGCGGCGAGCCCATGGTGGCCAAGGGCATGCCGGAGCTGCTGGCACGGCTGCGCGCTGCGGGGAAGCACATCACCATTGAAACCGCAGGCACCATCGCGCCCGAGGGTGTGGCCTGTGATCTGGCCTCCATCAGCCCCAAGCTGGCGCACTCTACGCCCAGCGAGGAAAAGGCCGGCAAAGCCTGGGCGGAGAAGCACGAGCGCACCCGCCTGCAGCCGGAGGTGCTGCGCGCGTGGTGCACGGCGTATGACTACCAGCTTAAGTTCGTCGTAGCCACCGAGGCAGATGTGGCGGAGGTGCGCGCGGTGGTTGACTCCATCGGCGTGCCAGTGCCGCCGGAGAAGGTGCTGTTGATGCCGGAGGGCATCACGCAGGAGGCGCTGCGCGCGCGGCAGACCTGGCTGGTGGACGTGTGCAAGCGCACCGGCTGGCGCTACTCCCCACGCCTGCACATCGACCTCTTTGGCAACAAGCGCGGCACATGA
- a CDS encoding aspartate aminotransferase family protein: MSYTFPKSAELFARAQHSIAGGVNSGIRKMEAPVPLYFDHGQGSRLFDVDGNEYIDFQIGQGAILYGHAPAGLADAIGAQAHKGTHWAAQSELEIDVAERLQKMIPGAERVRFNNSATEVVLSALRLARAHTGRSLILKFEGHYHGWGDEGLVGYAPPPDQWGTPENPTRLHPSKGVIPEVLGTFVVARWNDPEHLRQRVAEHHDQIAAIIFEPVLCNTGCMPAVPGMIETIRELCDANGIVMIADETITGFRFGAGCAQKHLGFTPDLTILGKAIGGGVPFAALVGKEKFFAKIMSGEVVHAGTLNANPLCLAAAKWCLDQVIELGDKHPAGMIALGEQLMAGLSKLAAQNNIPLRPQGAGLVFHAMMLKPGAQEGPVTNYRDYVLRQDAPRWAHLRRCLLEEGVRAIERGLWFISLAHTQADIDEALERAALAFARHAADWKA; the protein is encoded by the coding sequence ATGTCCTATACCTTCCCCAAATCTGCCGAGCTCTTTGCCCGCGCGCAGCACAGCATCGCCGGTGGCGTGAACAGCGGCATCCGCAAGATGGAGGCGCCGGTGCCTCTGTACTTTGACCACGGCCAGGGCTCGCGCCTCTTTGACGTGGATGGCAATGAGTACATCGACTTCCAGATCGGGCAGGGGGCCATCCTCTACGGGCATGCTCCTGCGGGTCTGGCAGATGCCATCGGCGCGCAGGCGCACAAGGGCACGCACTGGGCGGCGCAGAGCGAGCTGGAGATCGACGTGGCCGAGCGCCTGCAAAAGATGATCCCCGGCGCCGAGCGCGTGCGGTTTAACAACAGCGCCACCGAGGTGGTGCTCTCCGCGCTGCGTCTGGCACGTGCGCACACGGGCAGGTCGCTGATTTTGAAATTTGAAGGCCACTACCATGGCTGGGGAGACGAGGGCCTGGTGGGCTACGCCCCGCCGCCTGACCAGTGGGGCACACCGGAAAACCCCACCCGCCTGCACCCCAGCAAGGGCGTGATCCCCGAGGTGCTGGGCACCTTTGTGGTGGCCCGCTGGAATGACCCCGAGCACCTGCGCCAGCGCGTGGCGGAGCATCACGACCAGATCGCCGCCATCATCTTTGAGCCCGTGCTGTGCAACACCGGCTGCATGCCCGCCGTGCCCGGCATGATCGAAACGATTCGTGAACTTTGCGATGCGAACGGCATCGTGATGATCGCCGATGAAACCATCACCGGCTTCCGCTTTGGCGCGGGTTGCGCGCAGAAGCACCTGGGCTTCACCCCGGACCTGACCATTCTCGGCAAGGCCATCGGTGGCGGCGTGCCTTTTGCCGCTCTGGTGGGCAAGGAGAAGTTCTTTGCCAAGATCATGAGCGGAGAGGTGGTGCACGCCGGTACGCTCAATGCCAATCCGCTCTGCCTCGCCGCCGCCAAGTGGTGCCTGGACCAGGTCATCGAGCTGGGGGACAAGCACCCCGCTGGCATGATCGCGCTGGGAGAGCAACTCATGGCCGGGCTGAGCAAGCTGGCCGCGCAGAACAACATCCCGCTGCGTCCGCAGGGCGCGGGGCTGGTTTTCCATGCCATGATGCTGAAGCCCGGAGCACAGGAGGGGCCCGTGACCAACTACCGCGACTACGTGCTGCGCCAGGATGCGCCCCGCTGGGCCCACCTGCGCCGCTGCCTGCTGGAGGAGGGCGTGCGCGCCATCGAGCGCGGCCTGTGGTTCATCAGCCTGGCCCACACCCAGGCGGACATCGACGAGGCTCTGGAGCGCGCCGCACTTGCATTTGCGCGGCATGCGGCGGATTGGAAGGCCTGA
- a CDS encoding endonuclease/exonuclease/phosphatase family protein, with product MLPLLPSTRRVFGLAVFFALAAISLPVPLGAAEEAPRQITFCSYNLKNWLSLEESVGQRPYHKPEAERERVVQTLAAIHPDILGVCEIGTADDLAELQQRLEKAGLELPYTELAHGGDETRRLALLSRLPIKARNSQTALTYQIGAQTLPMQRGILDVTISLTPTFDLHLLGVHLKSMRTTEEADQALMRRNEARLLRLHLDTLFAQDPKARILAYGDFNCQRNDPALAEVMGGLRTADTAMTDLLLRDPAGEVWTHFWDEADVYSRLDYCLTSRLLRPFIDTRSSGIHAEPDFIKASDHRPLVLKINTEPVRKGRR from the coding sequence ATGCTGCCACTCCTACCATCCACGCGGCGGGTCTTCGGACTCGCCGTTTTTTTTGCCCTGGCGGCCATCTCCCTGCCGGTGCCGCTGGGCGCGGCGGAGGAGGCCCCCAGGCAGATCACCTTTTGCAGCTACAACCTGAAAAACTGGCTGAGCCTGGAAGAAAGCGTCGGCCAGCGTCCCTACCACAAGCCCGAGGCCGAACGCGAGCGTGTGGTGCAAACGCTGGCGGCCATTCATCCGGACATCCTGGGTGTGTGCGAGATTGGCACCGCCGATGATCTGGCGGAGCTGCAGCAGCGTCTGGAAAAGGCAGGCCTGGAGCTGCCCTACACGGAGCTGGCGCACGGCGGAGACGAAACCCGCCGTCTGGCCCTGCTGTCCCGACTACCTATCAAGGCGCGCAACTCCCAAACCGCGCTGACCTACCAGATCGGTGCGCAGACGCTGCCGATGCAGCGCGGCATCCTGGATGTGACGATCTCCCTTACGCCCACCTTTGACCTGCATTTGCTGGGCGTGCACCTGAAGTCCATGCGCACTACTGAGGAGGCAGATCAGGCCCTGATGCGGCGCAATGAGGCACGCCTGCTGCGCCTGCATCTCGACACCCTCTTTGCCCAGGATCCCAAGGCCCGCATCCTGGCCTACGGCGACTTCAACTGCCAGCGCAACGACCCCGCGCTGGCGGAGGTGATGGGCGGCCTGCGCACCGCAGACACCGCCATGACCGACCTGCTGCTGCGCGATCCCGCTGGTGAAGTCTGGACGCATTTCTGGGACGAAGCAGACGTGTATTCCCGGCTGGACTACTGCCTGACCAGCCGCCTGCTGCGCCCCTTCATCGACACCCGCAGCTCCGGCATCCACGCCGAGCCCGACTTCATTAAAGCCAGCGACCACCGCCCGCTGGTGCTCAAGATCAATACGGAGCCCGTGAGGAAGGGGCGGAGGTAA
- a CDS encoding NHL domain-containing protein, translating to MTALRTCLLALCLPLSAYSDQIVLVAGGGTQDAVDIAATDAVLKEPFGTAFDAGGHMWIVEMVSGNRLLQVDGGGTIQHVAGQLKPGDSGDGGQAIRAQFNGPHNLAILPDDKVLIGDTWNGRVRVVDVKARIVSPLEGWRAPAGKEKGNGPYCITLNFEGTKLYIADLLQVHELDLATHKSRVIAGNGKRGRPEDGAVAVDAPLSDPRAVAPDRQGNIYILERGGNALRVVDKTGHIRTVVNASGKKGGEGDGGPALEASMNGPKHLCVDKDDTVIIADAEAHLVRRYVPATGKIERIAGTGKQGSAGLNGDPTQCQLSRPHGVTIHPQSGELYITDSYNNRVLKIVKQ from the coding sequence ATGACCGCTCTTCGCACCTGCCTACTCGCCCTCTGCCTGCCTCTCAGCGCTTATTCAGACCAGATTGTGCTGGTGGCCGGAGGCGGCACGCAGGACGCCGTGGACATCGCCGCCACCGATGCCGTGCTGAAGGAACCCTTTGGCACCGCTTTTGATGCCGGTGGTCACATGTGGATCGTGGAGATGGTTTCTGGAAACCGCCTGCTGCAGGTGGACGGCGGCGGCACCATCCAGCACGTGGCGGGGCAGCTGAAGCCCGGCGACAGCGGCGATGGTGGCCAGGCCATCCGCGCGCAGTTCAATGGCCCGCACAATCTCGCCATCCTGCCCGACGACAAAGTCCTCATCGGCGACACCTGGAACGGCCGCGTGCGTGTGGTGGATGTGAAGGCCCGCATCGTCTCCCCGCTGGAAGGCTGGCGCGCACCGGCTGGCAAGGAGAAAGGCAACGGACCCTACTGCATCACGCTCAATTTTGAAGGCACCAAGCTCTACATCGCCGACCTCCTTCAGGTGCACGAGCTGGATCTGGCCACGCACAAAAGCCGCGTCATTGCAGGCAATGGCAAAAGAGGCCGCCCCGAAGACGGTGCCGTGGCGGTGGACGCCCCGCTTTCCGACCCCCGAGCCGTGGCTCCTGACCGTCAGGGCAATATTTATATCCTAGAGCGCGGTGGCAACGCCCTGCGTGTGGTGGACAAGACCGGCCATATCCGCACAGTGGTGAATGCCAGCGGCAAAAAAGGCGGGGAGGGGGACGGCGGCCCTGCGCTGGAGGCTTCCATGAACGGCCCCAAGCACCTCTGTGTGGATAAGGACGACACCGTCATCATCGCCGATGCCGAGGCGCATCTCGTCCGCCGCTACGTGCCCGCCACTGGCAAGATCGAGCGTATTGCCGGCACTGGCAAACAGGGCAGCGCGGGCTTGAATGGAGATCCCACCCAGTGCCAGCTCTCCCGCCCCCACGGCGTCACCATCCATCCCCAGTCCGGCGAGCTCTACATCACCGACAGCTACAACAATCGCGTGCTCAAGATCGTGAAGCAGTAA
- a CDS encoding thermonuclease family protein, with amino-acid sequence MRRRPRTGRSRFLWWLCCAALALLQLWDKTRVKPATPPRPEKGSLFVTLGHPRLVEDANNDGDSFKIAHDGGENVLRLYFADCPEKRLYPLVKNRIQDQAAYFGGLSIPQTVDVGREAKVFTEKLLREEHLTIQTRWERVYDSARSYALIFFDDGEELSEKLVKAGLCRIHTKGTWLPDGRRENDFENHLRVLEREARAAHRGAWGRPLPVQ; translated from the coding sequence ATGAGACGGCGCCCGCGCACAGGCAGATCGCGTTTTCTCTGGTGGCTGTGCTGCGCGGCCCTCGCGCTGCTGCAGCTCTGGGACAAGACCCGCGTCAAACCCGCCACGCCGCCCAGGCCGGAGAAGGGCAGCCTCTTTGTCACCCTAGGCCATCCGCGCCTCGTGGAAGACGCCAACAATGACGGCGACAGCTTCAAGATCGCCCATGACGGCGGCGAAAACGTGCTGCGCCTCTACTTTGCCGACTGCCCGGAGAAGCGTCTCTATCCGCTGGTGAAAAACCGCATTCAGGATCAGGCCGCCTACTTCGGCGGGCTGAGCATCCCGCAGACCGTGGATGTGGGGCGCGAGGCCAAGGTCTTCACCGAGAAGCTGCTGCGGGAGGAGCACCTCACCATCCAGACTCGTTGGGAACGCGTGTATGACAGCGCGCGCTCGTATGCGCTGATCTTCTTTGATGACGGCGAAGAGCTCTCCGAAAAGCTGGTGAAGGCCGGCCTTTGCCGCATCCACACCAAAGGCACCTGGCTGCCCGACGGCCGCCGCGAAAACGACTTTGAAAACCACCTGCGTGTGCTGGAACGCGAAGCCCGTGCGGCGCATCGCGGCGCGTGGGGCAGGCCACTGCCGGTGCAGTAG
- a CDS encoding (deoxy)nucleoside triphosphate pyrophosphohydrolase, translated as MNATPALPAPVPVVCAVIIRGGRIMLAQRPPGKKLGGLWEFPGGKVEPGEAPEAALHRELQEELGCSVRITQALAPFVHAYDWGSIKLIPFVCELAKGSTEPHPHEHTALVWVEHEELLRYDLAPADVPVVEMLD; from the coding sequence ATGAATGCCACCCCTGCCCTGCCCGCCCCTGTGCCGGTCGTGTGTGCCGTCATCATTCGAGGCGGGCGCATCATGCTGGCGCAGCGGCCTCCGGGCAAGAAGCTCGGCGGGCTGTGGGAGTTTCCCGGCGGCAAGGTGGAGCCCGGAGAGGCCCCCGAGGCTGCGCTGCACCGGGAACTGCAGGAGGAGCTGGGCTGCAGCGTGCGCATCACGCAGGCGCTGGCGCCTTTTGTGCATGCGTACGACTGGGGCAGCATCAAGCTGATCCCCTTTGTGTGCGAGCTGGCAAAAGGCAGCACCGAGCCGCATCCGCATGAGCATACCGCGCTGGTGTGGGTGGAGCACGAGGAACTGCTACGCTATGATCTGGCCCCGGCGGATGTGCCGGTGGTGGAGATGCTGGACTAG
- a CDS encoding Sec-independent protein translocase subunit TatA/TatB, which yields MNPTSILAIGPLGTPEMIIIGVLILVLFGAKKLPTFARSLGKSMGEFKKARTEFEQELQNAQEEAVQPKIQSPQEKRQPVANVEDS from the coding sequence ATGAACCCCACATCCATCCTTGCTATCGGCCCCCTCGGCACGCCCGAGATGATCATCATCGGCGTCCTCATCCTCGTGCTCTTTGGCGCGAAAAAGCTCCCCACCTTTGCCCGCAGCCTGGGCAAGAGCATGGGCGAGTTTAAAAAAGCCCGCACCGAATTTGAGCAGGAGCTGCAGAATGCCCAGGAAGAGGCCGTGCAGCCGAAAATCCAGTCTCCGCAGGAGAAGCGCCAGCCGGTGGCCAACGTCGAAGATTCCTAG
- a CDS encoding MGDG synthase family glycosyltransferase, whose translation MILILTAGFGDGHNTAARSVAEALSRLCPDEKIEVSDLISEALPRLSDVCKSLYQFAITHWPAGWRMTYDLMGRPSVTGPDALWQRAMVKALKQRIEAQQPRLIISTYPLYAILLETLSRQQAVPPLCTVITDSISVNRVWVMSGSSLFCVADDETKKVVAGFGVPESKVRVTGFPVDLAFTEPLPEQPPHEGARILYLPSTTGRRVAATLEALKPLFRQGARMTLPVGKHERRLYHVMRRFTDSMPPGTMEIIGWTKRIPEFLRTHDVVICKAGGAILHEVLAAKIPAVIDYVVPGQEEGNAEMLVKHDGGVVTKSAKETAAAVESILTNNNAVGRRMRASMAKISMPDAAIRTAKAALAVAAAS comes from the coding sequence GTGATTTTGATCCTTACCGCAGGTTTTGGCGATGGGCATAACACCGCCGCACGCTCTGTGGCGGAGGCACTCTCCCGCCTTTGTCCCGACGAAAAAATCGAAGTGAGCGACCTCATCAGCGAGGCGCTGCCACGCCTCTCGGACGTGTGCAAAAGCCTGTACCAGTTTGCCATCACACACTGGCCCGCAGGATGGCGCATGACGTATGACCTGATGGGCCGCCCTTCGGTCACGGGACCTGACGCCCTGTGGCAGCGCGCCATGGTGAAAGCGCTGAAGCAGCGCATCGAGGCGCAGCAGCCGCGGCTCATCATCAGCACCTACCCGCTGTATGCCATCCTGCTGGAGACGCTGTCGCGGCAGCAGGCCGTGCCGCCCCTGTGCACGGTCATCACCGACTCCATCAGCGTGAATCGCGTCTGGGTCATGTCCGGCAGCAGCCTCTTCTGCGTGGCTGATGATGAGACCAAGAAGGTGGTGGCGGGCTTTGGCGTTCCGGAGAGCAAGGTGCGCGTGACAGGCTTTCCGGTGGATCTGGCCTTTACCGAGCCGCTGCCTGAGCAGCCGCCGCACGAGGGCGCGCGCATTCTCTACCTGCCATCCACCACGGGACGCCGCGTGGCTGCCACGCTGGAGGCGCTGAAGCCGCTCTTCCGCCAGGGGGCCAGGATGACGCTGCCGGTGGGCAAGCATGAGCGACGGCTCTACCATGTGATGCGCCGCTTTACCGACTCCATGCCGCCGGGGACGATGGAGATCATCGGCTGGACCAAGCGCATCCCGGAGTTTCTGCGAACACACGATGTGGTGATCTGCAAAGCGGGCGGCGCGATCCTGCACGAGGTGCTGGCGGCCAAGATCCCCGCGGTGATCGACTACGTGGTGCCCGGCCAGGAGGAGGGCAATGCGGAGATGCTGGTGAAGCACGACGGCGGTGTGGTGACCAAGAGCGCCAAGGAGACTGCTGCCGCCGTAGAAAGCATTTTGACAAATAACAATGCCGTGGGCCGCCGCATGCGCGCCAGCATGGCCAAAATCAGCATGCCGGATGCCGCCATCCGCACCGCCAAGGCTGCGCTGGCCGTGGCGGCAGCCAGCTAG
- a CDS encoding SUMF1/EgtB/PvdO family nonheme iron enzyme translates to MFSPRPILSVLALAPALLSAAEKVDFNKQIKPLLEGACTHCHGEKEDKGDFRMHTLEDIKKGNENGPGLTPGDLKKSAIYTTLLLGQDEDMAMPPKKEGALEKSQIEVIKTWIEQGAEWPAGVVLEQAPRIKFEKHIQPILEQNCVSCHNPEKAKGDWIITTKKEAFSSGENAPNITPFDLKSPIYHLTTLAADEDDLMPPKKSGGPLSKEDINYLKLWIQQGAPWPDDVKLTAKEKKGPATNNPDNMELVKKIHAFIVQTSKEKKEADMKAYDAKVPKTGAPYSMVVIKSGEFTMGSPDSEEGRGEDEGPQVKKTIKPFWMGKYEITWDEYEPYQLTSIGRNKDGSRQVWKPTDKPEDLISQPTPPYQPMDFGMGRERFPAICMTQHAANKYCQWLSAQTGHFYRLPTEAEWEYAARAGTKTAYFFGNDKSQLKEYAWYFDNAPNFQYAKVGQKKPNPWGLHDIYGNVCEWCLDQYTPAMPGASVLGNDWIRSKTPYPHVARGGTYDDDAELLRSSARKASDPLWKQQDPQLPKSIWYLTDATWLGFRIVRPLEIPTVEEMFAAWNNGVAKE, encoded by the coding sequence ATGTTTTCTCCCCGTCCCATCCTGTCTGTACTGGCCCTGGCTCCCGCGCTGCTGAGCGCTGCGGAGAAGGTTGATTTCAACAAGCAGATCAAGCCCCTTCTCGAAGGTGCCTGCACGCACTGCCATGGCGAAAAAGAAGACAAAGGCGACTTCCGCATGCACACGCTGGAAGACATCAAGAAGGGCAACGAAAACGGCCCGGGCCTGACCCCGGGCGACCTGAAAAAGAGCGCGATCTACACCACGCTGCTGCTGGGCCAGGACGAAGACATGGCCATGCCGCCCAAGAAGGAAGGCGCGCTGGAAAAGTCCCAGATCGAAGTGATCAAAACCTGGATCGAGCAGGGTGCCGAGTGGCCCGCAGGTGTGGTGCTGGAGCAGGCTCCGCGCATCAAGTTTGAAAAACACATCCAGCCCATCCTGGAGCAGAACTGCGTCTCGTGCCACAACCCCGAAAAGGCCAAGGGCGACTGGATCATCACGACGAAGAAGGAAGCCTTCAGCTCCGGTGAAAATGCGCCGAACATCACGCCCTTTGATCTCAAGAGCCCCATCTACCACCTGACCACCCTGGCTGCAGATGAAGATGATCTCATGCCGCCAAAGAAGAGCGGCGGCCCGCTGAGCAAGGAAGACATCAACTATCTCAAGCTCTGGATCCAGCAGGGCGCGCCCTGGCCGGATGACGTGAAGCTGACGGCCAAGGAGAAGAAAGGCCCGGCCACCAACAACCCGGACAACATGGAACTGGTGAAGAAGATCCACGCCTTCATCGTGCAGACCTCCAAGGAGAAGAAGGAAGCCGACATGAAGGCCTACGATGCCAAGGTGCCCAAGACTGGCGCGCCTTACAGCATGGTGGTCATCAAGAGCGGTGAGTTCACCATGGGCAGCCCTGACAGCGAAGAAGGCCGTGGCGAAGACGAAGGCCCGCAGGTGAAAAAGACCATCAAGCCCTTCTGGATGGGCAAATACGAGATCACCTGGGACGAATACGAGCCCTATCAGCTGACCAGCATCGGCCGCAATAAAGACGGCTCCCGCCAGGTTTGGAAACCCACCGACAAGCCGGAAGACCTGATCTCCCAGCCAACACCGCCCTACCAGCCGATGGACTTCGGCATGGGCCGCGAGCGCTTCCCGGCCATCTGCATGACGCAGCACGCTGCCAACAAATACTGCCAGTGGCTCAGCGCCCAGACCGGCCATTTCTACCGCCTGCCCACCGAGGCTGAATGGGAGTACGCCGCCCGCGCCGGAACCAAGACGGCTTACTTCTTTGGCAACGACAAGTCCCAGCTGAAGGAATACGCCTGGTACTTCGACAATGCCCCCAACTTCCAGTACGCCAAGGTGGGCCAGAAGAAGCCCAACCCCTGGGGCCTGCACGACATCTACGGCAACGTCTGCGAATGGTGCCTGGACCAGTACACCCCCGCCATGCCTGGTGCCTCCGTGCTGGGCAATGACTGGATTCGCTCCAAGACCCCATACCCACACGTGGCCCGCGGCGGCACCTACGATGACGATGCCGAACTGCTGCGCAGCTCCGCCCGCAAGGCCTCTGATCCTCTCTGGAAGCAGCAGGACCCTCAGCTGCCGAAGAGCATCTGGTACCTCACGGATGCCACCTGGCTGGGCTTCCGCATCGTGCGCCCGCTGGAAATCCCCACGGTTGAAGAAATGTTCGCCGCCTGGAACAACGGCGTGGCGAAGGAATAG